Within the Rosa rugosa chromosome 2, drRosRugo1.1, whole genome shotgun sequence genome, the region tgtttgTATGGTTTGATTCTTATATGACATATAATGGcattgtgtttgtgtttgtatGACCTTAAAGTAGGTACAGCCAAACAGACAACACCAAGCAACATAAATCAAAGAAATGTAAATGACATACAGGCTGGCCAAGCACATAATCATAAAAATCTATGACGAATTAATGAAGGAAAAGTAAGCTAATAAAATCGGCCAGGCAATCACTCATTTCATACGGTAATCATGCATCAATGCAAGCTATTATATTcaagcaataaaaaaaaatcagatacaATAATCAAGTTAAGCCCACTTCATTGCAGTATTTAAACTTACCACCATTAACTTAAATTCAGTTCACCATTGAAATTGAGGCTCTTATATCccattgtttggctccaaaaccagttggcttgcaaactgtctcttttgagcgagtgattgcgcaggcgtgccagcaccgcggggtgcagtcgttggggtagtcccttgacctgacttcttcttcaagcgctgtgggcgaggagagcaccaacctcgtcacagggttcttctctagcctttcggaaaaggacttttgccttacggataaggactttggttgtgatctcttgcgttcaccgaatcgatacttagtattgtagactaagcagagcaatcactgggaagtttggagaaagcacgggttgcgctaaagcgtgactttagcttcgctgggttgcgagggcgttacccttgcttcgctggtagtaacggtggcggttgcgctcgcagtcggctcgctgggagactgggactggaagtacggtcgccgggttggtctggtgatgctgacagtcggctcttggagagactaggactggagcacggtcaccgggtttcaacaaggttgaaggtttgctccggggaggctttgtaatcgctaggattgattgataagAGAGAggtaattcgtccttgaaacccggTATATATACCTTGGGTTtctgactgctccttgttgtagaaggattattgattgaagtttcctaatcgatctctgctacttacctccaataaggtttcgttttcctcatggattccggaatgggcgaagctgtaacccaaaccataGCAGGCTTATTTTtaggccgcaggtatcggcccgctgtgctagatccactaaaggatattgccaaaattacttttgggctcaaacattgcccccaggcctcgaaatcaggcccatgaaaaatgtaactgattgaaggggactataACGACGCGTTCGATGctcgaaacgatgtcattaatgagggttgcgtccttCCATTCGCGAAACGCCTTTCTgtcgtatcgtttccctcacaaaatctcttatttaaattcGCAGCCACtccagacctgtcacatcagaaactcttttagtctcctaaacccagaaaacctcttttgcacacatcttcctcatcgaaaacccagaaatggctcccccgaaaaagatagttattgatcaagaagaagaactgaatgaacaagCCGCCCATTCCTGGGGAACCAACATCGGTGCCAGCCTGATCCTCCAGACCATTATCCAGAGACCCCTGCTCCTCAGACTCTCGAACAAccatgccggactgggtccaacgccgcgagattctttcccggccgacgccatcgccttctatggtttacctgttcgccgccccatcccagtcctccgaaggactcctggggattttaccagttggagtgcccctaatcatcgatcaaaaatagggcattggccatcttctatcagtgcggcggagctttcctggtatcgtgaagcgcgagctcgagatctggctcgctggaacgcagcaggtatcacTCATACTattgatctttgttttcgtcttccacgcggtggcaatcgttcgccactcgccgcctttctctgtttttggaacaccgccaccaacacctttgattttcgatttggccaaatgagtatcactTTGTTGGACATTCTTACCATCACTGGCCTACCCATCGATAGCGAGccctatctgcatggccaatttgactctgatacctttacttccaccatggcccaaaatggtcgcagcgctcatagcggctcctatccgcgatggttggcttattaccgccaggagcacaatgcgactggcgggattgctttcttggagtactggctttgtaagtttatcttctgtacttcctcctgtaagcccactggtgcctggaccttgttggcaacggccctctacaacggccgccgcgtgggattaggacaaccagtgctgggtgccctctatcgcactttgtaccaagccacaatgcatcccttcgagactggcatttctggccctttttggattcttgacttctggattcaaatttacttcccatattttcgtcgcgacgacatcccattgcttccacctattgatcaactcctgggacgatggctctgtcgcgatgaaaggtacacatcccctccttattctgagtgcttcacatacttgtaccttctgcacgagatgccatactgcgacttagtgctgagtcgaagattcccggctccgcttgaacacggatttcttcctggcgcctctcgctacagcgatcgcgcgcgcttggcctttcgccgcgcaatctcctgttccgacatcaggattgccgctgacgaactcagttacgaactctatgctcccaaccacttcgctcgccaactcggccttgttcaattagtgccattccctctgtatgatgcttggaattacaatacctcTTGGCGTAGACTTGGGCCCAtttctgggcctccgccagcacaaagcacacTCGTACTGGTTGACCTCCCTGACTGGGCTAGAGAGATTGACTCTATGGATGGGGCTGAGGAAGGATACGAGgcatggtgggcagaagtttctgttaactgctggaggcaacagCATGATGAGTTATTCGCTGCCATTTTCGGGGAACTGCGATACCCCTACCCTGCCGACGTTGATCTACTTGCCCGCGTCCCTGAAGATGCTGCACAAGTTCCTCCTCCTGCTGCCGAgtcggctccgcgacccgcgcgagccccacgtcaggcccagGCTGGTATCGTGATCCGCGAACCCCCTCAAGAGGTAAATATCCTGACTCGTGTTTTGTCCTTTGCTCATTTGCTCTTCccttttaattcaaaattttgctATTCCAGGGAAACGCGCCATCCTCTGGCAGTCGCGCGGCCAACACTTCCCAAGCCACTGGCCAGactgggaaacaaaaggcagtaatgagAGGGCCTGAAGACAACGAATCctcttctgatgatgatgactcgcagacggtaagaaaatttttattgtttgagTAAATCATACGTCTTCCATGAATCAAACCTAATCTTCTGATCCCAATAGATCGCTGCCCTCTCGGCTCGGAAACGCAGTCGCTCGGATCCTCGAGCTGACCtgtgggcagaagatgaaccaatcgctgaccgacCGGTAAGACACAAACCTACTCAGTACTTGTTAGCCATTTCTTTCTATTCTATGTGACCATGTAACAATCCTCATTCGCAGGTTCGCCATAGGTCCTCGAGACACactgaagaaggatcttcagcTGCTGGTGAAGGCCCATCTGCTTCCCAAGCCCAAACGCCAACTATTGTGAACAACTCTCCACCTCCTGCGGGCGCTGCCAGTAATGCACAGTTGGCCTCGGTCCCAGTGCAGATTATAGATGATAGCTCGCCTGAGGCCGAAGACAGAGTACCGCCACCGGATGCACCTCATGAGGAACCAAGCGATATACCTGTCCTGGAGCAGATAGCGCCTGACTCAATTCCTGTTCCCAGCGAAGCTAACCCAGAGGCAATGCCAGCGGTCGTCGAGCATGAGCCCCCAGCCGAGGAGGTATTTCCTTTAACCAACtaattcattattattatttcctgGCTTAAATATTCTATTCTGACAATAACTTCTTCCAGAATCCAAACGCTTTCAACACTGAGGACGCTGAAGCTGAAGCTGTAGAGGCAGAAGCTGCTGAGCCCGCTCTTAGTATGGTTGGTCAGGAACCTCctccccctgccccccaagttACTGAAGCCGGAGGATTGGGAAATCTTCCTGAACCAATGCCAGAGGCAGCACCTGTCGCTGAACCTCCTGAGGTccctgtcgctgagcaaccaactccttccactctggaaaggttagctcgtgtacttgaagtgacccctcctggggtcgtagatgaagctaaagaaggccttcgtcgcttcctgggccctgatatcCTGATTCCCGGTGCGCCCGTGAGAGTCTTAGAATATTTGAGGGTGATTCTCCCcgagggagccatcactgaagATCAGTTCCAAGAGGTCGATCAACTGCTGCAAAATCTCCCTCGAGGGCTCAATGAGCGGGCAGTTGTGAGTGCGCAGGCTAGGCAGACCGAGGCGCACTATCAGAACCTCACTCAACAAACAGAGACCGcgcgcgatttcttgggtgaccaagctaacctcatcagggacctgacgctcgaaaggaaccacttgaggtcccagattcaggctcttcaagcccggttaactgacgttaccaccaggcttactcatgcggaacctcagttggaacaacccctcgctgcctttgagacgctatcccaggaactggctcaagctcgcgtggcagcccaacaagctGCACAAGATGCtgcggatgctagttttcgtttagatgaacttttccttcgcctgacccatgcaggccgcagacttttgggcctctagaattaagcccatgttttgtatgaacaatgatATTATTCTTAActtaatatttagcccacattgcttggcccaaatacatgCCAACTTAATTTCTCGAACTGTTCAGCGCTTTAATCGCTTTTAAAATTGTtcgaaaagattgaaaagataatctcgaaatggagcggttacctccttggagactgccccgccttccacgcgctttcaattatcttcatttccgagatcctagcatttaacaccaattgatacgctcattgatggcaatgagaatatcacaaccAACCATCGTACGGCCAAGGCCACTGAGACTGgcactataaatacctgcactctgGGGAGATGATAGACACAACTGAATATGGGTCTCCCAGAGATAGTATCGcaatctctacttctctttctccagtttctacaatcttctcctcacgatattagccttagcctcaaattcctaggccttatggcttaacctcaatacctgggtaggtcttatggcctaacctcaggtccaaccacatgtctttggtctctggaggtcgcggtgaaatccaccggtttcatttagaccgaagaacatgtggtgctcccTCCGCGGCGGAACCTGATTCTGAGGGGTCCTCTCTCTCAgattgcccgcgtggagcaggaggaagaagggcggaagaccaatatgggtcgcctgttcttgctccgtagcctacttccagggtctgactgcgtgacttatgtttttcccctggaggtagatgtggttgtgagtcgcgcttctctgtgaagaccatctccatcccggagggtaatccaaccaaaagggttgcgatggattatttccttcctttttggtcCGGTATAGACGGTAGCGGCTGCAACTCAGAGCAGAtgaggcatgtgggtgaagagagggagagtaggaATGTCCACAGCCCCTTcgctgccacaagatccagaaactctcagtagatctgtaactttatgatttttactctaagccacttctggccttgtaaaccgcaaatgtaattattttgatttgcactttgtactgctctttggccgcaaagccactttatgaatggaaggtttttaacacttttttgcaaatcaaagtataaaataaggcctcaggtataggccattacatgcattcttaacaccataatgtcaaagaaaagaaaaattgaaatttgaaatcgtTGACCgaaaagcctcaaataaggcctgaatgtacagagtgttgccccctagtatgcgtaggtgaagcaagtacaggatactaaggccacagaaaaggcctgaatatggatgaagcgaacctggggagactaaggttgcccccctggctgagaagaaggttgatccggtggatcttcaaactcccaaacactagggtagtatttcttcaggaaacgcccgttaatgggattgcggtggagggcgccatccaaatctttgaggtgaaaggccccgcgctccagaatgcgatgaacaacgaagggtccttcccatcgcggagtccatttaccgcgaccggtcaacttctcgccaaaaggcaaaacagccttccaaaccaagtcaccctctttgtaactacggccacgtgtcctcttatcataggcgcgagcaatccTCTGCTTTTCTAAaaccaagttgtccaaagctgtcaagcgttgctcgctgagatcttcgtgttcttgccacatcgcctgaacataatcttccccgatcaagtggtgctgatcttggacgcgcagagACTGGACGTTGATCTCCAACGGTAAGATGGCATCATGACCGAACATTAGTGCATACGGggtcgtagcagtgggatttctcttggaggtacgataagcccataaggtctcatacaacgtatcgtgccactgtctagggttttcaacaagcatcttcttgagcaaggtgataataatcttgttactggcctctgcttgaccattggattgggcataatatggtgtgctgtggacgaactggatgcccaagtccgtgacaagtttctctacctcgccgcccataaatgctgcccccctgtctgagaccaacacttctggaatgccaaacctgcaaataatattctgaaagataaactggcgaatggtagcgccgaaagcttccttcaaaggttcagcctcaacccatttcgtgaagaaatcagtggctaccatgatgaacttatgctggagcgaggaatgaggatgaatcatcccaatcaagtccaaagcccagccacgggcaggccaaggtttaataataggttgcatgggGATATTAGGAATGTGCTACACTGGACCatgcgcctgacagtcttggcaacctttcgcgaacgcgatacagtccttcaaaatgctgggccaataatacccatgtcttctgataagccaacgcatcttggggcctgcttgatgggctccacatactcCCGTGTGTGCTTCGCGCATTAACCTcttggcttcgcggccatagacacagcgaaagtctacgccatcttccccacgACGTCGCAGCTTgtcacctctgaggaaataattcaaggaaagaaaacgagtcttcctgtctgctgtagggtctggttgcttgaggtagtcaatcagcggaatgcgccaatcgacgtcaataggctcgagaacagcgacaactggatcatctggtgggtcaggccgcgcgagccacgaaggcagtgtgctgtcgcatgcgctcgaacactttcctgagatctgtgatgtgatccccCCTTTTCTGGGAtttgacaaccacgtcatcaatgtaaacctccaaaatctttccaaggatgtcatggaagattaggttcatggctcgTTGATAAGTCGCACCAGCGTTCTttagtccaaaaggcataaccacatattcaaaagcgcccgcgaacccagggcagcggaacgcggttttgtgtctgtcttcttctgcgaccggaatctggtgatatcctgcagtgccgtccatgaaggacaataattcatgtcgcgcaacggcgtcgaccaacatatctgcgaccggcatggggtagacatcctTAGGCGTGgcagtattaaggtctctatagtctacgcagaccctcatcttgccattcttcttgcggacaggcactatgttagatagccactgattgtatttggccaccctgataatgcctgacttatgcattttttcaacctcctctttgacgaggatttgagtttctgaattcattcttcgcggttcttgcttcacaggcctcttgtcagggagtgttggtagctggtggcaaaccaagtctggtgacaggccgggcatatcctcgtacttttccgcaaagcagtctttgaattctagcaataagtcgataagcctctgtttctcgctaggctctaggtaagcgctgatagccacttccatggactcatctgctgtcccgagattgactttctcggtagggtctctgactttgggaggcgtgtcgtccaacgctgccggagcgagctgaatctccacctcatcctcttgttcctgatcagagagttcctcttcaacgatttccaaagtcgcgattcgctcataggcctctttttccactagatatgatgataatctttcgtacagcgagtggagggcctctatcccttccgctggaaggtcgtaatccattaatcgtttaagggtttaggcacagcgtggccaggcctttccaagccttcttttgcgagcgtaagcccccactgtgccagttcagaggccgtcacccctgtggggcggcctttgttatcgaggccactgacttgcaatggagcgataggctccaaatagtacctggcatctacataattcgcggaaactgggaatggatgaggatccgctttgattacctcagctttatctgtctccctgttccacataataagttcctgatggagggttgacggaacacagtagctccggtgaatccagtcccttcccaggatagcgctgtaggccgcatagcaatctgtcacaaagaaagcataaactccctctgctggacctaccttgatatgcaagaaaagtaatcccaaggtCTTTGTCACAGTCCCTGCGAAGTTTTTGAGAGTGAGGGACGTTgactggatcttctctttcttgattccaagcaagtgcatggttctagtagtaatgacattaaccgcagctccagtatcaaccatgatcttgctaaccttggtaccgccaacgtccgccgtgatgtataaaggtctcatgtgctggaccatagcaggcgttggcctagtgaagctcatgaagaattctttactgttggcgtcctctgtttccagacaGACAATCTCTTCTACCGGTGTTGGGACCGCTGATGTGATCTGCAGGGGCTGTGTATtactttcctcagcttctacgcattcctgagccgcgaccggtattgcataccgcgctgggagatcataaaccatattgcaggacgtgTCTAATTTACctatgtcgtcctccaggttgagcttgggttcattgACAGGGATAAccgtgttgaactgtttagccaacCTGTCTACTAAGGACCCCTCAGTGAGGCCTTTTATCTCACACTGCTCATGCTCCTGAACCACGGGAGCGTGTTCAGGAGAAACTGATTTTGGTTCCCTAGCAGAATCTGAGGGAGCAACTACTACACTCTGGACttttttaggtctccactgtaaagtgtcggtagtcctatccttgccccccagtctctcgaaaactgaggatttggcttcCGGTTCGTCGCGAAACAAACGGCGCTTGACGTGCGGTCGCTtggacggcgagctctcctttctggctGGTGGAAGTGTTCTTTCCTTGGTaattctgcaaaaaacactgggctcagAAACCCCTATCGCTGAGTTCGCTTGCTTTCGCAAACTGCGaggggccactaatggcttggcagcaaGTGCTTCCATTTCCTTCTGATATTGCTCAAGCGATTTGACCAATCGCGAGGggttgatcaggccctggtctagagcctcgagcgcgcgcttggcttccccaaacctgcgctgcagttttcgcttTCTGGAAGggcttatctccactgccttccccttctccctggtgtaccacttcccttccttgatagtagcggttgaagcaggtggtatgtagggttttgtcagaatgtctttgtgcttgtttgCAGCCTTCTCCACCGTCTGTTGATCAACCGTAGCTGCCCTCAGCTTCTTAAacagattggagtcctttgTAGGTGACCCGAAGTCTTCTTTTCCTCTCGGGCTGGAAGTTTGgtagtttcgcgatggcgaggcccacttgatgggcgggagagagccaaaatGAAATGTCTGCTCAACCTCTTCgtgcgacacttggatgccacactcttccttgcaccgcgagcataacaCGACGGGCAAGGCCtgaccaaatggtttagccttcttctgggcaggggcctcgttaagctctccttctcgcccctttgtgttcaaatccagggttggtttcctctggttctgcttggtccagttcacatcaaccatgttgatcccagtatcaggaaaagggtttaggtcaacaagcgctgctgcagttactggagcctccacttgaagactaccgttattgagccatacctggatctggtccttgagcttcacacagtcagctgtattatggttccacaagttatggaatttacaatatttctttcctttcagctgatctggtcgagggaaaggtccaaagtcggtcttcaccatcttcgcggcgatcatctcatctagaatctcgtgtgccttgttggcatcatatgtatacgccgcgaactcaggtttagtgaaggccatcgatttgagcttgaccggttccttggagattttcagttgcttcaaggctgggttctttctccctgtcagctcata harbors:
- the LOC133731351 gene encoding uncharacterized protein LOC133731351; this encodes MDGAEEGYEAWWAEVSVNCWRQQHDELFAAIFGELRYPYPADVDLLARVPEDAAQVPPPAAESAPRPARAPRQAQAGIVIREPPQEGNAPSSGSRAANTSQATGQTGKQKAIAALSARKRSRSDPRADLWAEDEPIADRPVRHRSSRHTEEGSSAAGEGPSASQAQTPTIVNNSPPPAGAASNAQLASVPVQIIDDSSPEAEDRVPPPDAPHEEPSDIPVLEQIAPDSIPVPSEANPEAMPAVVEHEPPAEENPNAFNTEDAEAEAVEAEAAEPALSMVGQEPPPPAPQVTEAGGLGNLPEPMPEAAPVAEPPEVELGFIDRDNRVELFSQPVY